The following proteins come from a genomic window of Sorghum bicolor cultivar BTx623 chromosome 3, Sorghum_bicolor_NCBIv3, whole genome shotgun sequence:
- the LOC8057560 gene encoding zinc finger BED domain-containing protein RICESLEEPER 2: MLEPTAMEVPIAGPVSNAVVPAPVVHNPRARKLRSAVWQDFTKERRADGHCVAICNHCKKQLTATSRSGTTHLRNHLAICTTTSTRRAGKRRKLVVRRILHNKPSMDGRSGEGHASGEDIDNEGTHFDQELSRRDLVHMIVQHGYRFSIVDDVGFQKFVKNLQPQFRMVSCDTVRADSMEIYAGEKLKLHDVLFKIPCRVSISVDMWRSNTQMEYMCLTCHYIDHTNDEWKVRKKILNFVHMEAPFTLDQMVNLIVEKLQSWGIDRKVAAVVLDNCNGGEIVARELLRVLQPRRLLLNGDLFQVRSCAHILNLTVQESWEQASDITNRVRKMINYVKFERFQKFQDISKVLHMDQKLLVVDSPDNWPSTYLMFDSACYYHDVLVRLTEQEGHYDVFLSANDWADVKALTEILDVVYHAMEKFPVENPTANLYFNEMCEIHVLLKTWSKSPSTAVAKVADQMLSKFEGYWDLTRPVMAFASILDPRYKMKSLEYFFRLIYSDEQFTAKAMIDVIQNTFHNLYNEYKHQSSDSWKNPSVLCYSRNSSSCMGSMYSNGDDSKTFSRITLSDARRGLDQYIQETSSGQSLKSDLEMYLEEAVYRQKEGNQDNFDILGWWKSFAAKYPVLSLMARDILAIPVSIIPLDSEARTLNEYLSTMDPSTVQGLVCAQDWLREDPEVVARSGGHGDDGAPRGDELIVVPK, translated from the exons ATGCTGGAGCCAACAGCAATGGAGGTGCCCATTGCTGGCCCAGTGAGCAATGCAGTGGTGCCTGCGCCTGTGGTTCACAATCCACGGGCACGCAAGCTGCGGTCTGCAGTTTGGCAGGACTTCACGAAGGAGCGTCGTGCCGATGGTCACTGTGTGGCTATCTGTAACCACTGCAAGAAGCAGCTCACGGCAACTAGCCGGTCAGGCACAACGCACCTCCGCAACCACCTCGCAATCTGCACCACCACCTCCACACGGCGTGCTGGTAAGCGCCGGAAGCTTGTTGTGCGCCGTATTCTCCACAACAAACCTTCCATGGATGGGCGCTCGGGTGAGGGCCACGCCTCAGGTGAGGACATTGATAATGAGGGCACACACTTCGATCAAGAACTCAGCCGCCGAGACCTTGTGCACATGATTGTCCAGCATGGCTACCGGTTTTCGATTGTGGATGATGTGGGCTTCCAAAAGTTTGTCAAGAACCTCCAGCCTCAGTTTAGGATGGTGTCGTGTGACACAGTGAGGGCTGATAGCATGGAAATATATGCAGGTGAGAAACTAAAGCTACATGATGTGCTCTTTAAGATCCCCTGCCGGGTTAGCATATCAGTTGACATGTGGCGGTCAAATACACAGATGGAATACATGTGTTTGACTTGCCACTACATTGACCATACCAATGATGAGTGGAAAGTTAGGAAAAAAATTCTCAActttgtgcatatggaggcacCTTTTACACTTGATCAGATGGTTAATCTCATTGTAGAGAAGTTGCAGAGTTGGGGTATTGACAGAAAGGTAGCTGCTGTTGTGCTAGACAACTGCAACGGTGGTGAAATTGTTGCCAGAGAGCTTCTCAGAGTCTTGCAGCCTCGGAGGCTTCTATTGAATGGGGATTTGTTCCAAGTACGCTCTTGTGCGCATATTCTAAATCTCACTGTCCAAGAAAGCTGGGAACAGGCATCTGATATAACTAATAGAGTTCGCAAGATGATTAACTATGTCAAGTTCGAAAGATTCCAAAAGTTTCAGGATATTTCAAAGGTACTGCATATGGATCAAAAGCTGCTAGTTGTTGATTCTCCTGATAACTGGCCGTCTACTTACTTAATGTTTGACTCTGCATGCTACTATCATGATGTGCTTGTGCGCTTGACAGAACAGGAAGGACATTATGATGTTTTTCTGTCTGCTAATGACTGGGCTGATGTGAAAGCCCTCACTGAAATACTGGACGTAGTCTATCATGCGATGGAGAAGTTTCCTGTGGAAAACCCAACTGCAAACCTCTATTTTAATGAGATGTGTGAGATCCATGTGCTTTTGAAAACCTGGAGCAAGAGTCCATCTACTGCTGTTGCTAAAGTTGCTGACCAGATGCTTTCTAAGTTTGAGGGCTACTGGGATCTCACTAGGCCTGTAATGGCATTTGCATCTATTCTTGATCCTCGTTACAAGATGAAGTCCCTCGAATATTTTTTTCGGCTCATTTATTCTGATGAGCAATTTACAGCAAAGGCAATGATAGATGTCATCCAGAATACCTTTCACAATCTTTATAATGAGTATAAACATCAATCATCAGATTCATGGAAGAATCCATCTGTTCTCTGTTACTCTAGAAACAGTAGTTCTTGCATGGGCTCTATGTACAGCAATGGGGATGATTCTAAGACCTTCTCACGTATCACATTATCTGATGCTCGACGGGGACTTGATCAGTATATACAAGAGACCTCATCAGGACAATCCTTGAAGTCTGACTTGGAGATGTATCTTGAGGAAGCAGTTTATCGTCAAAAAGAAGGAAATCAGGATAACTTTGACATTCTGGGATGGTGGAAGTCCTTTGCAGCCAAGTATCCTGTGCTTTCACTAATGGCTCGTGATATTTTAGCTATCCCTGTATCTATCATCCCTTTGGACAGTGAAGCCCGTACACTAAATGAGTATCTCAGTACTATGGACCCTTCAACGGTTCAGGGATTAGTGTGTGCACAAGATTGGTTACGGGAAGACCCAGAAG TTGTTGCTCGTTCAGGTGGTCATGGAGATGATGGAGCACCGCGTGGTGACGAACTTATTGTGGTGCCGAAATAG